The segment GGAGATTACGCTGCAGTGTTCACGCAGCCACTGACCCTGGCGCTGGTGATCCTGACGCTGGCCGTGCTGATCATTCCGGCCCTGCTGCGCCTGCGCCGGGCTCCGGCCGCCAGCACCAGCGGCCATACGGACGAAGTGGATTAAGCAAACCAGACAGCAGCGGCGGGAAGGTTTGGAGCCTTCCCGCCGCTGCTGTCTGTCCTCAGGCCTCGTCCAGTGTGGCAATGCCGTGGCGCAATGCATACAGCGCAGCCTGCGTGCGGCTCTCCAGGCCCAGCTTGCTCAGCAGCCGGCTGACATGGGTCTTGACCGTCGCCTCGCTGACGCCCTGGTCCTGTGCAATGTCGCGGTTGCTGCAGCCCCGGGCGATCAGCTGGAGCACGATGGTCTCCTTGGGCGTCAGGCTCTCACGCATATCGGGACTGCGGAAATCCCGCACCAGCCGCCGGGCCGCTTCGGGGTGCAGGCGGACCTCTCCACGGGCTGCGGCATGAATGGCGTCGGCCAGCGTGTCGCTCGACGCGTCCTTGAGCATGTAGCTGATGGCGCCGGCCTCGATGGCCCCGTTGACCTTGTGCTCCTCCAGGGTGCTGGTCAGCGCAATGACCTCGGTGTCCGGGAAGGAGCGGCGTAGCTGCCGGGTGGCGGCAATACCGTCCATCACCGGCATCATCAGGTCCATTACAACCACGTCCGGATGCAGGCGCCCGGCTTCCTGCAGGGCCTCCTCGCCGTTGGCGGCCTCCCCCACCACCTCGATGTTGGGGTCGAGGCCCAGGAAAAGTTTCAGGCCCTGGCGCACCACGGCGTGGTCGTCCACCAGCAGCACACGGACGGTTGAGGGAATGGTCATGGGGTTTCCTCCAGGGTGAAGTTCTGGCTGGGTGCGTCTACGAACACGTCCAGCTGAGGAGCAGTGGGCTGGGGCAGGGCGGAGGAACGCAGCAGGGTCTCGCGGTCGGTGAACCGCACCCTCAGCCGCAGACTGCGGGGCACGCGCAAAATCACCTCTCCGGTCTGAGTCCGCAGGTCCAGGTTGCCGGCTGTTTCAGGATCCGCCGTCACCGTGATGTCTCCCGACGCGGTGGTCACACTGGCCCGCGCCGAACGGCGGGGCAGCGTCAAGCGGACCTGGCCACTGCCGCTGCCGATACTCAGGGCGTCCAGTTGCGCCCCGCGCAGGTCCAGGAACAGGCTGC is part of the Deinococcus malanensis genome and harbors:
- a CDS encoding response regulator produces the protein MTIPSTVRVLLVDDHAVVRQGLKLFLGLDPNIEVVGEAANGEEALQEAGRLHPDVVVMDLMMPVMDGIAATRQLRRSFPDTEVIALTSTLEEHKVNGAIEAGAISYMLKDASSDTLADAIHAAARGEVRLHPEAARRLVRDFRSPDMRESLTPKETIVLQLIARGCSNRDIAQDQGVSEATVKTHVSRLLSKLGLESRTQAALYALRHGIATLDEA